CCAACTCCATCTCGCCGAAAGCACTCATTTGCTCATCTTCGTGGTGCAGCTCGAACACTTCCGGCAGTTCCTGCAGATTGCTGGCGAAAGAGGTATCGAACTCCGGCTCGGCGGGCGCCTTGGGCTTGACCCTGGCGACCGTCGGGAACGGGCTGACCAGATCCCAGTCAGCATCCAGCGACAGGTCGTCAAGGTTGAGCAAAAAATCCTGATCGGCCAGTGGTTGTGCCGCCACCGGCTGCGCCGCTGCAGGTTCGCTCGGCGCCTGCTGAGTCGCCTGCAGCCCTGGATAGCGCGCTTTCAGTGCCTCGATACGCGCAGCATCGAACGCCTCGGTACGCAGCACAGCCTCCTCACGGGCGAAACCGCCACCATCCCCCTGCATAGCCAGAACCTCCAGCAGGCGGAAACGCAGGTCGGTGCGTTGTGGCTCCTGAGCCAGCGCCTTGCTCAACTCGCCACGCGCCTCACTGATGCGCCCGTAGGCGATGTAAACGTTGGCAGCTTCGAGCGGGTCGACCGGTCCTTGCACACGCAACGGCAGCGCTGCAGGCACCACCCTGCCCATCGGCGCAGGGGCTGGCGGGGTAACCGCAGCAGCGCCATGGGCGACGACAGGTTGCCGAGGCACTTCCACTTCAGGCCGAACCTGCACCACCGCCCTCTCATTCCCGCCACCACGCCGAACCACCCAGAACAGTGCGCCGAGCATCAGCAGCAAACCGACGCCACCGGCGAACAGCATCGTCCACCTTCCGCGCTCCGCGACCACAGGATTCTCCGCACTTGTCGGTGCTGTGGCGGCAGGCGCGGTGACGGCTTCGGCCGGCGTAAGCGCCGACAGCCTGGCCAGCAGAGCTTCCTTCTGCTCCAGTTGTTCCTGCAACTGGAGCAGTTGGGCCTGCAGCTGCGCCAAGCCCTGTCGCAGCTGCAGGTTCTCCGCAGCCTGATTGGCCAGCTCCAGATCGACCTGACGCTGCTTCTCTGCCAGCTGCTGCAGACTATCGTCCTGTTCCGACTCAGGCTCCATGGCCGCCACAGGAGCGCTGACAGGACTTTCGGCATCACTCCGAACAGCAATGGCGGGCGATGCCGCTGTCGATATCGCAGCCACCACAGGCTCTGCAGAGCCGATGCGAGCGGCGTCGGGCAGCAACAGGTCCGCGCCGGCCAGCAAACGGCCCGGATCTCCACCGCTGAAGGCACCTGGGTTCAGTGCGAAGATGCCATCCATCAGCGCCTGTTGCGACAGTGCGCTGCCCTGCTCGCGCAGACGCGCGGCAACCAGCCAGAGACTGTCGCCACGAGCGACCTGGTAACGATGCCCGGCCGTCGCACTCGGTGGCGTGAGCGTCCGCTGCGGTGCAGCGGGCACAACTGCGGAAACGTTCGTCTGCGCAGCCGGCACCGGGCTCGGCGCAGCCGCTACGGCGGTATAGGCCGAGGAGCCTGGTGGATCCAGCAACACGGTG
The sequence above is drawn from the Pseudomonas sp. Z8(2022) genome and encodes:
- a CDS encoding FimV/HubP family polar landmark protein, whose protein sequence is MAPALGLGEITLHSALSQPFEAEIELLEVGDLGAQDLHVGLAPAEVFSRSGVERIYFLNDLRFTPLLRGSRSVIRVVSSRPVREPYLNFIVEVARPNGQLLREYTVLLDPPGSSAYTAVAAAPSPVPAAQTNVSAVVPAAPQRTLTPPSATAGHRYQVARGDSLWLVAARLREQGSALSQQALMDGIFALNPGAFSGGDPGRLLAGADLLLPDAARIGSAEPVVAAISTAASPAIAVRSDAESPVSAPVAAMEPESEQDDSLQQLAEKQRQVDLELANQAAENLQLRQGLAQLQAQLLQLQEQLEQKEALLARLSALTPAEAVTAPAATAPTSAENPVVAERGRWTMLFAGGVGLLLMLGALFWVVRRGGGNERAVVQVRPEVEVPRQPVVAHGAAAVTPPAPAPMGRVVPAALPLRVQGPVDPLEAANVYIAYGRISEARGELSKALAQEPQRTDLRFRLLEVLAMQGDGGGFAREEAVLRTEAFDAARIEALKARYPGLQATQQAPSEPAAAQPVAAQPLADQDFLLNLDDLSLDADWDLVSPFPTVARVKPKAPAEPEFDTSFASNLQELPEVFELHHEDEQMSAFGEMELVLGDEVADSIANEAEGVAEVVAALPVDIDVLAGNPEHMTRLNQALAYINQGDIATACDILNEVIDHGDDEQKQAARQLLAKIA